The DNA region GCCTCAGCTGATCAACAGAGTCAGAAGAGTGTACATATTCACAACAACCTTTAGAATGAAACGTCACCTCTTCCACTTCAGTTCGGCAATGGCGGTGCAGCTGCAGAAGCGGAAGAAGTTGCAGTCGAAGACGATCAGCGGTCGCCTGATAATGGCAGGGCCGCAGGagtcagagagagagagagagagaggggggttttagggttttacaCCGCGCCGGCGACGAGGACGGAGACGAGAGAAATTAGATTAGAGAGGGAAATGGGCCGAATGGGCCATATGTCTGGGCCTTTATATTTTCATGGGCCTCAGTGTAATTTTCTCCATGGGCCTTAACATTTTCAAGCTTTCTGCCGTCGCTCGGTTGATGCCGAGCTTCACCGCTTTAgcctccactctctctctctctcttccttctttcCTCCGGCTACCGGCGGTCTCTTTCCGGCCACTGCGGCTTCTCCGTCCCTGCAGCTGCCTCCGTCGTTATTTGCTCCGTTGAAGTGTAAAAGGTGAGAACTTTCATTTCTTGGGTTCTCTAATTTGTAGATTTTTGCTGGCCTGATTATTGGAAGTGGATTGATTCGTATTGGTGCCTGATGATGGTCTCCGCAGCTGTGAAAATTCTGTTATTCGACTGCCCCGTTTCCCAGATCATTGTCTTCGTGCCCGTGATCAAATTTTGCTTAGCATCTAGTTATCAATAACCAAGCTTTCTAAGGTTGTGTGATTGATGATGATGCACTCTTTCTTGAAGTTCTTGTGATTTGGGAATTATTCAATGTGGATATGGGATAGAAAGAATGCTTATCTAAGTGaagtttcaaattctttcatGTTGGGTCGAGCAGTCTTGATGTTTTGGAAGTTATGTGTGGTTAATGTTTATGAATCGATGATTAGTTACGATGTTTGCTCTGTATTTCATTTACAGATGGCTAGGTGGGATGCGATTCTGTCCCTTCCAGTACAGAATCCCCCGATGCTGGAGTTTTCCGCCGCAGATCTTGTGTGGTCTAAGGTGGAAGGTTGGCGCGACAATATAGATAGAGTTGCCCTGATTCCGTATGCGAGAGTGGATGATTTTGTGAAGGGCGAGTCCTCAAACAAAGACTGCCCTACAAGTTTCCACGTTGAAGCGAGGAGGAAGAGGTCTCGAGAATCAACTTACAAACCCAAGGTTGATGGGATTCTTGAATACATACTGTAAGTAACAACATTTTATTGGAAGAAATTTAAGGCATTAATTTTACCCCctcaaagaaaataatgtGGGCAAGGCAGTTTTGTAACTCTGTTGAGATCATAGGTATTGGTGTTCCTTTGGACCCGATGACCCCAGGGAAGGTGGCGTTATACGGCCCAGTCGGGTTTATACCACAAAGAAGAGAAATGCCGGTCGACCTAATACCAAGACAGGTTGCACTTGTCATTTTATTGTGAAACGCCTGATTGCTGAGCCATCGGTTGCTCTCATTATTTATAACCAGGATAAGCATGTGGATAAGAAAGGTCTCCCCTGCCACGGGCCACAGGACAAGAAGGCAGCTGGTACACGTGCCATGTTTGCCCCGTACATCTCAGAGGATCTTCGACTCCGTGTCCTGTCTCTGCTCCATGTTGGGGTTTCTGTGGAAACAATTATGCAGAGGCATAAAGAGCTAGTTGAGCGGCAAGGGGGCCCGAGCAATCGGGATGACCTCTTGACTGACAGGTATGTCCGGAGACAAGAGCTGAACATTCGGCGTTCCACATATGAGCTGGATCCAGATGATATGACCAGCATTGGCATGTGGGTGGATAGTCACCGGAACTGTGTCTTCTTTTATGAGGGGTTCTCCAATTCTGATCCATTCACACTGGGTATCCAGACAGAATGGCAGTTGCAGCAAATGATTCGCTTTGGTAATCGCAGCCTTCTAGTGTCTGACTCAAGATTTGGGACAAACAAATTGAAGGTctgcttttccttttcctttttgggaaAAACTTCTGTTATTCATTTGCCTCATGCATGGGCATTGTTATTAGTGTGCATAAGTAAGCTAACTCTTTCTTGTTATGATGTTCATCAGTATCCTCTTCACAGCCTTCTTGTGTTCAATTCTGACAATAGGGCCATCCCTGTTGCATGGATTATAGCACCTAGATTTGCAAACACAGATACGCATAGATGGATGAGGGCCCTTTACAACAGAGTCCAAACAAAGGATTCCTCCTGGAAATTGGCAGGATTTATCGTGGATGATCCTCTAGCTGATTTCCTTACTATCAGGTAGGTGGCCAATTTTTCCATCTTTACTTGTATTGGATGCTAGACTAATATTGAGGCTGTGTGGTCCCATGATTCTTCAATAGGTCTTTTATTTAATCGGGGAAGTGACTACTCTAGCAGCTAAGCTTTAGCATATGTTTGTTAATACGTGCTTCTGTCTCATGATTTTTAATGTTAAGTATACTTCGGAGTTTGGACAGATATAGTCGAGAGCAATTGTAGATGTGGTTCTCATCATGGTGGTTTGACACCATCTGAAAATAGCAGAAAAACTTCCTTTGCCTGACAACATAAGAAAATCCAAGATTACTGGGCTTCAGGGCAGATTTCCATTTAGCTTGTATATGTTCTTTCTAGGGAAACATGTGAACAATCGGGTGGTCGAACAAATAATTCACAAGAGGCATAAtgaaaccttttttttctccttaaaTCTTTTGTAGAAAaagttattaaattatttggcCAAAGTACTGGTTGGACTGGGTCAAAAATGCCTACATTTTTTGCTAGATTCTGAACTCCTCTCATTCAAAAAGTCCATTAGATGTGTCGAATGTTTACTAAAAAATCTACTATATCCTAGCCTGAATGCAGGCTAGGATCTATTCTGTAGTTCTCTTGTCTTATGCGTTAGGTCTATTTGTAATTAATAACCAGGTAGCTTGTAGAGTGGCAGAAGACCTCATCATTCTTTAAAGATGCAAAAGTAATTGGCTGAATCTATCTTATGTTCTTAATTCAGGGATGTATTCCAGTGTTCCGTGTTGCTATGTTTCTGGCGTGTCCGTCTTGCATGGCACAAGAACTTGATAAGGAGATGTCGGGAAACTGAAATGCGTGCTGAGATATCAAAACAGCTTGGACAAATGGCTGACAATATCTGCAGTGGCAATGGAGCTGTGAGCTTGTTCGAAGGTTTCATGGATGCCTTTGTCGATGCCTCTGACTTAGTGGACTATTTTAAGGCCGTCTGGTATCCTAGAATTGGTCAGTTCCTATGCTTATCTTCTTTTATCTCTTCAGTTGTTATCATTCACAAACCACTCATCTTTCCATTTGACCATGAAAATTGGAACTCCTGTTCGGACATACTTTTGTTTAGATAATTTGATTGTGATTATCACTATAGGTCTTCTCTCGACTGTTTCTTTAACTtgtgaaattgaaaatatacaATATTCTCTTCATAGGTGTCTGGATAGCTGCGTCAAAGACTCTTCCGCTTGCTAGCCATGAGACTTGTGCAGCAATGGAGTTTTACCACAGACAGCTGAAACTGAGATTACTGAATGAGAAAGACACCGAGGTCTATCGACGCGCTGATTGGTTGGTCCACAAGTTGGGCACGAAAGTGCATGCTTACTTTTGGCTCGATGAGTACTCAGAGAAGGAACACTTTGCACGGTACAAGAAAGAAGAATGGAAGAGTGGCCTCAACTCTTGGCGCAAATCATTGACAATTCCTGATTCCGATGTTTCCATTGAAGGAAGATGTGCTAAGGTGACCAGCCAACTTGATCGAGACAAGGTCCATGTTGTGTGGAACCCTGGATCCCAGTTTGCTTTGTGTGACTGCAGTTGGTCGGAAATGGGCAACCTATGTGAACACGTGCTTAAGGTAATGAAGGTTTGTCGTGATAAAGGGTCCAATGACGAGATGTCCGTTAGCATGTCCAAATTCAGGAGGGCCTTGATCGGGACACTCCATTACCCACCACATGATTCATTGGCACGCGATCATGCTGTGTCTTTGGCACTCTTTGTCCAAATGCAGCTAAGTCCTGCGATTAGTTCAAAAGAACAGGTACCCTCGGGAGTATGAACCAGCGCTGGACTACAGAGCAAGAAAATGATTTGATCTGGCATGTCAATGATCCTCTGGATTCACTTGAAGCTCTTGGTGTCATAGAAGAGCTGATCGGGCTCTCGGGTCTGGTAATTTTGCAGTTGGGGCTGTTGAAGTACATCCTGATAAGATGGATGTAGACCTTTGAATCACACCATATATCCCATCATTGTCGATTGGGTGCGGCAGTGAGGTCCCAGTGTGGAGAAGGGAAAGATCATAACCTAACCAGAGCCGCTATTGAGTAGAACAGTGGTTGCAGTACTCCAAAGAGCTCGTGTCATTCTGTAATTGCTTTCAAGTCGACCATCCAATTGTGGTTATAGAGATTAAATGTAAGGTTCCGGGCTAGATAATGGTGGGGATTCTTACGTCGCATATTATAAGCTTACATATGCATCAAGTATTTGATTGTAAAATGGACAGCATTATTTTTTGGTAGATCAGAATGGACTGGTCTTTGATTCCATGTCTTGGGTAGTTGCATTTTAGGAGGAACTGGAATCGGAATATGCCATTCGTCTACATGTGATTCAACCAAGGTAAGATTGGAAGTGAGCGAGAGCACACGGATCAAGGTTGCTCGGGCCTCGAAGGCTCATGACCTTGATCTAATGTTGATGACCTCTGACTTTATGAGGCTACGGTAAGGTCAACGGATGCTGATCAGTCCGTAAGTGGGCTCCATGTCGAGTTCGCCAAGTCTCTATCCACTTCTACGCACCACAGTTGACATTTATTGTCGAGTAAGTGCATCAGGTGTCTTCGACTCGGGCTGAGGTGCCCATGGACTTCACCCTGGGTTACATGAAAGGCTCTCTCCCCCTCCGTTTGGATCgaggaaaaggaaggaaagagAAGATCCCGTATCAAAAGCTTTGAAGATCCCATATAACTttccctctcttcctctcccattcctTTCCCTCCATTTCTTTCGTATCCAAACAAACAATTAGAGTCACCATACTGACAAGGAGCAACCTCATTAAAACTCTACCGTTTCCCTCCTTAACGTGCCCCCACATAACGGCCATGTAGTAGTGTGTCCCCAACACATGTATGCATATTGCAGTAGTAGAATCGAATGAGAGGGTTTCAGTTGTTCGGCAAAATCCATGTTTACCTCATTTTCAAAGAAACTACTTCGATCCTAAAACATTTTCGATCAGGCACAGAGAACCAAACGAAGTtgtcatacaaagtcaaatctCAACGAGTCCAAATTCCAAGTTCAAAGCGAAAGAAATATCTCCTGAAGTACAAACACATAGCAAGGGAGGTTACAGGGAGGTTTTTTCGAACCTTAGACTACGTAAAAAGAGTAATAGGTGTTTCATTGTTGTGAATATCAGTAATTGAttgcttttttgtttttgtttttggacGTGGTCTAGGTAAGAATTACATTGAAAGTAGACATCAGCTTCCGATTTCCTCTTCAGGGCCCCATACTGCGGGCACTGCTCAGACATGTCTCATCATCTTGGGCATTCAGCAGTGCCCACGAATGGGAGGTCACTGTTCCCAGCAGTTTTCAGCCCATCAAAGCGGATAAGCCATGGAGCTCTCATGGGCTCCAGTCTTCTCCACTCTTCTGTTGAAGATGCTGCCTTTCTCTTTCACTTTTTCTTCAAGCCCCTGCAAGGAATCATAGGATAGAAACAAACGTTACTTTAGGCATGTCACGTATAATTCTTTTCCAAAAAGGAAGCAACGAATCTCAAGTTGGATCAATCGAAACACAGCACTTTAAGAAGCTTGAAAGATAAGGTTTGAACAGATTTTTTGGAGCAGCATAATGGATAATACTAATTGGGATCTGATATCCTAAAGCTCAGGCACCTTTGCTTTGGAAAATAACGGGACAGAAGGAGGCCAACAAAGATCACACATGGTGGGTCAGGATATACCTTGACCTGCTTTATCTTTATGCGCACGTTACAACCCTCGAATCTCTTTCATGATGCCTGTCTTCTTGATAGGAGTCGTAATCCCGACACCTTTCCACAGCTGGTACAGTAAgagattcttcttctttggaATGATACACGAATGGAGAGTCTTCCTCTGGAATCCCAATCGGATATGGCTATCGACTCAAGGACCTACCCTGTCTCTTTCCAGAACAGGGTCTCGTTCCAGAAAGTTTCTTGCCTAATCCAACTCTTACCCCACACCCACGGTCATATCGGATATTGTTTACACGAAAGCATTCATATTTCACGATGTGAAATCAATGTGATCTGACTCGTGATACCAACTTGCTGTAAAATCAGACACAGTAACTACGGCGTCTATCTCTGGTGAGATGTCTGTTCCTCCCTGGCTTAGCTAAAAGATAAGCTTTCTAGTCTTCTCCATTCACACAGTATGTTCCAGCTGCGACGGACACATTAAATTTTGGATGGTCTCTAGTTGTTTTTACCAATAATCTGCTATTGTCTTCGACCTTATATTTATTGGTCCTACATGGAACCGCCGGTCTCCAGTTCCCAGCAGCAATTAATGGAATCTGTACCAAGTGCAAACAGCCCATATCAGCAATTTCTTGTGGTCCATCTAATCCCACCAACCGGGACGGAGATAAAGGAAATCACATTAATTAAATAGCAGCACTTGAAGAACAAAGTATGGTGCTTCAGTATCATGAATTCCCTAAAATATCCTGACATGGGACAATACCTTCAGTATCAACCATTATTTCCTTCGACCTTTTCTGAATATGAAGAAAGTTTAATTATGTCCTAGCTCAAATATCACCAGAATATGATGACTATATTTCAGTAGTTAACAAATTTAACTGTATGCTAACAGAATTTGTTTGTGATGAATGTATTAGAAGGAACGAGGTATCTTAGTGGCTAATGAGACGAAGCCCCTGTCACTCTCAGCACTCTTGCCCCTGACCCTATCTTCCCTGGATCCAAAGAGCAAGTGCAGGAATCTGTAACAAGTATTTCCTTATTCTGATAAAGGTGGACCCAATTAAGTTTTACTTGTGTATTTTCAGTGGAGCTCCATTTCGGCCCTCCATCAAAACACCATATTATCAAATTATTAAAGGTAAGAGCAGTTCTTATGAAAGGAAAGAACAGAGACATGATAATTGCAGGCTTGAGAGCTGCTAAACTAATTGTGGATGAACAAAACAGTAAGTATTGTGACCAAAACAGGTACTAGGTTCACttccaaaaagagaaagatgatattttttttttatcagtttGACAGTGAGGAGAAGGAATTGTGTACCTTGACATTCAAGCTCAAATACATAAGACTTCATTCTTCATCTTCTAGTCATGACTTCGAAGCTGCAAAAAGCAAAAAGAATGCATTAGCAAATATGATTAAGAAAGGAGGAGAAGCATATAAAAGAAAGtatgattataaaaaatacaaaaaaactAACATAACACAAGCAAATACCCAGAGAATATACAATCTACGGACAAATAATCACGATAAATGCTATGCAAAAGCCCCATTGGACAATGAGAAACACTGATGGGGGTAGACGCATAGATTTCAGGCCATGTCAAAGAGAACTTGATGGACGAAGTAAAGGATGGGACACACTGCAAACGGATCTGAACAAAACAAAAGGCACCCGGTAGCACCCATGAGTGCAAATGATTCACTGGATAATGGGATCTGTTACTTAAGGATGAAAAGTTTGTCCTTCAAAGACATGCCCACTCACCATAAAATTCTTGATCCAACCAAAATGAAATCGGAACGAAATTCATTGATGGGCACAGATAGAAATCTGTTTACAGTCCTCCCATTACATCATATACACTTTCTTCACCTCCTTCCCTTCTTTACTGATATATGTTGTTTTGGAGGCTAGTTTTAGTATATTCTCCTTTAAGCAATAGCTGGATTTCAATTAGTACGCTGAGATTGGCTATTGCCAGTGATTTCCGTTGTGCACGAGGTAGACATGGCCAGGGCTTCCATAACCATGATGCTGAGGAATCTTCCCAGCAGACTTTTCCATGCAAACAGGAAAACCTACAGGCTTGGGCATCATGGGCTTCGAGAACCTCGGGGTAAATCCAACGGTGGTTCTATAAGAAGGTGAAGGCGACCTTGAATTCGATGAGGATGCGAGTGAAGATGGAGGAGAGATTTTTTTGGCAGATTTGGGGGGCGAAAGGAATGCCCTGATCTTTAAACACGAAAGAGGAGAAGCTGCACGATCGTACTCCTCGATGAGATTGGCCAAATCCTCATCGGAGGTGATTGACACCAAAGCATCTAGATCTTCAGTCGGTAACTGGCACCGAAGAGACATGGTCGTGCCACACAATTCCCCCATCTTCACCATTAATTCTGTTCCAAAATCGTAAAATCTCACTTTGAATCATGCCATATTAAGACACACGCATCCATCAAAGGGCTCTCAGATCATACAGTcaattgttcttttttttggtgcaATCATACAGTCAGTTCAATCATCTATTCATTGTCAAGCTAACAACTTGTTCACTCGAAATTAAGGACCTAAAGAAGCTGAATCCGAAGAATCAAATCCTTCGCTTGTTTTTATATTAACGATAACAAAATCAGATGAAATCAATTTGGGATTTCCATCGCAAAATTCATGACAACACGCGGAGTTATTCCAATGAAAATGGAGTCTGAGaacgaaattaaaaaaaaaagagagagagagagagagagagctgaaTCAAATCTCAAAATCAAGTTCCTTAATTCGCTACTAAAACCATGATCGGATCCAAAGCCACGGGGATGACGAGCAACCacaagaggaggaagaagtgGCGTGTATACTAACCAGCAAAAGAGATGGAGCGGTTGACAGCGAGGACACGGGTCTCGCCGCCGTGGTAACGGAGCTTGCCGTCAGGGTAACGGGGGAGGATCTTACCGCCGTAGCTGCAGAGGAACTTGATGGCGGAGGcggaggtggaggaggagcGGGGAGGCTT from Punica granatum isolate Tunisia-2019 chromosome 3, ASM765513v2, whole genome shotgun sequence includes:
- the LOC116201669 gene encoding uncharacterized protein LOC116201669, whose amino-acid sequence is MARWDAILSLPVQNPPMLEFSAADLVWSKVEGWRDNIDRVALIPYARVDDFVKGESSNKDCPTSFHVEARRKRSRESTYKPKVDGILEYILYWCSFGPDDPREGGVIRPSRVYTTKKRNAGRPNTKTGCTCHFIVKRLIAEPSVALIIYNQDKHVDKKGLPCHGPQDKKAAGTRAMFAPYISEDLRLRVLSLLHVGVSVETIMQRHKELVERQGGPSNRDDLLTDRYVRRQELNIRRSTYELDPDDMTSIGMWVDSHRNCVFFYEGFSNSDPFTLGIQTEWQLQQMIRFGNRSLLVSDSRFGTNKLKYPLHSLLVFNSDNRAIPVAWIIAPRFANTDTHRWMRALYNRVQTKDSSWKLAGFIVDDPLADFLTIRDVFQCSVLLCFWRVRLAWHKNLIRRCRETEMRAEISKQLGQMADNICSGNGAVSLFEGFMDAFVDASDLVDYFKAVWYPRIGVWIAASKTLPLASHETCAAMEFYHRQLKLRLLNEKDTEVYRRADWLVHKLGTKVHAYFWLDEYSEKEHFARYKKEEWKSGLNSWRKSLTIPDSDVSIEGRCAKVTSQLDRDKVHVVWNPGSQFALCDCSWSEMGNLCEHVLKVMKVCRDKGSNDEMSVSMSKFRRALIGTLHYPPHDSLARDHAVSLALFVQMQLSPAISSKEQVPSGV
- the LOC116201672 gene encoding uncharacterized protein LOC116201672, whose amino-acid sequence is MVGPSFDTCNLAPKPPRSSSTSASAIKFLCSYGGKILPRYPDGKLRYHGGETRVLAVNRSISFAELMVKMGELCGTTMSLRCQLPTEDLDALVSITSDEDLANLIEEYDRAASPLSCLKIRAFLSPPKSAKKISPPSSLASSSNSRSPSPSYRTTVGFTPRFSKPMMPKPVGFPVCMEKSAGKIPQHHGYGSPGHVYLVHNGNHWQ